TCTGGACATCCAACCTGGGTTCAGCCCCAGGCCAATGTGTGGGGGTGCGTTGATAGAATCCTCACTTGGCCCGGGTGCAGCAGACAGGGTGGCCCTGGGCTGAGGATTCCTATGAGGCAGGGCTGGTGGGTGGGCAGCAGGCTGGAGCCGAGTGGTCTCCCTGGCCCTTGGACACTGCTCTTTGGGCTGACAGCCCCACTGGGGCCCCTGATGCCTGTCTCCCTTGCAGCGCCCCCTCAATTCCAGGAGACACCTCCTGCTGTGTTGGAAGTGCAGGAACTGGAGCCTGTGACCCTGCGTTGTGTGGCCCGTGGCAGCCCCCTGCCTCGTGTGACGTGGAAGCTCCGAGGAAAGGACcttggccagggccagggccaggtgcaAGTGAGTCCTGGGGGTGGACAGAGTGGGCCATATAGAGTGTGAAGGGAAGGTGGGGGCCTGGCAGTGGGGCCAGAGGACACAGGAGGCAAAGGCCAGGCTGGAGGATGGGCCAGAAGAAGGGCTTGGCATTGTTTGCCCCGAGCCTGGGGTGCTGCCTCCCTCTGCTGGCCAGTCTCAGAAGTGCAGGATCTGAGGCTGACAGGGGAAAGGAATCTTCTTCACCCACTCCTTCCCTAGGTGCAGAACGGGACGCTGCGGATCCGCCGGGTAGAGCGAGGCAGCTCTGGGGTCTACACCTGCCAAGCCTCCAGCACTGAGGGCAGCGCCACCCACGCCACCCAGCTGCTAGTGCTAGGTGCTGTCTGGCGGGAGGGCTGGGGTCCAGGGTTACCTATGCAAGGGGGCTGTGACCTGTGGCTGAATTGGTTCACAGCAAGATAGGAAGGAGATTTGTGCCTGAGGGCAGGGCCTGTGGAAGCTAAGGGGGCTCCCAGTGCAGGCCGTTGCTCTGAAACCAGCACCTTAATTTTAAAAGGCTCAGTAAACAGACAAAGTGATCTTAGTGCCCAGTAGTGTGTTGCAGTGGAAAGGACATGGGTGCTTGTGTTAGGCTGTGAGCCGGCTAACTccttgagtctcagtttcttcatctttgtaaAGAGACTCATATCTACCTCTCAGGTCTGTTACAAGAATTTACTTAGGTGCAGCTGAGCCCAGTCACTGGCACATGGTAATTCCTGGCCAAGATCCTTCCTTTAGAAGGGAAACTGAGAAGCAGAAGGCCTGGACTGTGCCTACATAGAGCCTATTATCTTTGTGGGGAAGTGAGACTAATTGGGGAAACAGGGAAGTGTTGCTGTCCGTGGTACTGTAAGAAACGCAGTGCCGGGTAATGGTTAAAGGTGTCGTCTGTGGCATCAGGAAGCCTAGTATGAATGTTGCCTCTCCTGCTGTCCTTGGGCAATCACCTCACAATCTCTCTGCCTCTGAGccttcatttcttcacctagaaaatGGAGACAATTCCCACCACAAAGCttttggtgaggattaaatggggtCGTGcacataaagtgcttagcacttAGCGTCCTGCATGCAGTCAGTGCTCTGTTGGGTCAGCTCGTATCATGACCTCTTCTTACTGACTGCTCATGTGGTAccggcccagagaggggaaggagtAGTGGAACTGTAGTAGCCAGAGGTGGTTTTGCAGGAGGTATGTGGCGTGGCCAGGCCCTTGGGAGGGGCATTCCAGACCTGGGGTGCAGGGAGCAAAGACATGGAGATGGGGGACAGCCAGCTGCCCACACTGACCTGAAAGAGTTCGTGAGGGCTGACATGTGGAAAGATGGCTGGCCAGGTAGGGAGGGTTTGGATCGCAGGGCTCCACAGGGCTGGGTTTGAACTTAGTGTAGTAGGAGCCAGGTGCTGTTGCAGGTTCCTGAGCAGAAGAAGTGTTCTGTGGCTCAAGGGGCTGTTTCTGTATGAATGGCCATTAGACTGGCAGCCACAGGGGAGCCTGGAGTCAGGGGCTGCTGCAGCATCTTGAGGTGAGGTATTAGGCACCTGGGTTAGGGTCAGAGACAGAGAAGTAATTCAAGAGGTGACAACCAGGGATACAAATGGTAAATGAGCAGAGTTAAACTGactcccccaaacacacacaccattccTCGGCAGTGGAACTGCATGAATGGAGTTGCTCTTGATGGAACAGAGAGAatttggaaagaggaatggatctCAGGGACAGGATGAATTCTTGTTACATACAGGGGGAAGCTTCTGTTTCCATTCCCCAAAGCCCTGTAACAATGAGCCCTAGGATTccagagggcagggctgggaagAGTTGTAGAGGTGACCTCAGGGTTCTGGGAAGACTGTGGGCTGAGGCCACTTCCTCCCCTTGTGCACCCCACAGGACCCCCAGTCATCGTGGTGCCCCCCAAGAACAGCACAGTCAATGCCTCCCAGGATGTTTCCTTGGCCTGCCATGCTGAGGCATACCCCGCTAACCTCACCTACAGCTGGTTCCAGGACAACATCAACGTCTTCCACATTAGGTGGGGTCACCCTCATTaggagggtggaggtggggaattCACAGTCTCTGAAGAGCCGCTTGGCTGGGCAAGGCCTGGACCCCTCCTCACACATGCCACATTGCAGCCGCCTGCAGCCCCGGGTGCGGATCCTGGTGGACGGGAGCCTGCGGCTGCAGGCCACCCAGCCTGATGATGCCGGCTGCTATACCTGTGTGCCCAGCAATGGCCTTCTGCATCCACCCTCAGCCTCTGCCTACCTCACTGTGCTCTGTAAGCCTGACCCCAGCTTCTCCCTCAGCCTGCTCCCTTCCCCTGGGCCAGGCCAagcccctctcccccaacttGCCACTACTTTCCCCCAgacccagcccaggtgacagctATGCCTCCTGAGACACCCCTGCCCATAGGCATGCCGGGGGCGATCCGCTGCCCGGTTCGTGCCAACCCCCCACTGCTCTTTGTCAGCTGGACCAAGGATGGAAAGGCCCTGCAGCTGGACAAGGTACAGGCTtggggcaggggaaggagggTCTTAGCTTGCTGTTATTCTGCTCAGGACAGCAGGGTGGAGTTAGCTCAGTTTAATTCAGTTCAGTGACTGGGGACACACATCTTTTTGTGAATTTAATTTGTGTTATAAGACATGTTGCATAGGAAACTACTTAAAACCCCTGAGGAAAAATTTCCATGGTTTAAAGTGGTGGTTTTGTGTCTTCTTTGGGGAAAGAAGAGAGATGATCTCTGGGGAAAATGATGGCAAAGAGTCAAGAAGCAGAACTGAAGGTTCTTTCGTGTGATGACTGGGAAATTGTGTGTCCCGGGGGAACACACACTTCTTACCAGGTGCTGTGTGGGGTAGTGGGTTGAGGGCAGGGGCAAGGAGGCATCCATCCTTAAAGTGGGCACCATCTGGGCAGAGGATAGCAACACTGTCTGGAAGGCCAGGGATGGAGCTCGTGCCTTCCTCTTAGGGTGGTTGAGGATAGACCAGCAACAGATTTTGGGACTTTGGTGATGGGCCTCAAAGAGGACACAGTCATTCCCTTGCAGAAACCAGGGTCAAGAGGCAGGAAGTAGTACAGTACATTTATGGAATCATGGATCGTCCAATTGGGTGGGAGCTGGAGTGCCTGTAGGGACATGAATGGTGCAGAGAAAGCTGGAAAGACAAGTTAGCATCAAAAGGAAGAACTGGATGCCAAATTACTATTGCCTCATTCCAAGGCAATTGGGATCTTTTGTCTGCAGAGACTATAAATTCTTTGAGGCCTAGTATTGCATCTTTTCATCATAGTGTACCTGGGGCTTCTACAACAATAGTACTCAGTATATCTTTGttgaatatttaagaaaaaagtctACAGGCAGTTGGAGCTGCTGGAGTTTGTTGAGCATTGGTGTGATAGAATCAGAGCTGTGATCAGGGGGTGAGCTTGTCCAGTGGAATGTAGCAGGAGATACTGGACATAGGAAGAGGGGTTCTGAAGCTGAAATGGCCCAGGTGAAAGTTGTGGAGTCTGATTTACAGAGGAGGACATGAAGATGAATGGGCTCATGCTCTGACAAAAGGGACTTCCCAGGATGACTGGCTTAGTGAGTATTTCACTAGGGGGAGTGAGGGAACGTGAGGAGGCAGACTTCAGCAAGAAGGATGGTGGGCCCTTTAATAGAGAAATAGGAGCTGGTTTGGGGTAGAAGACTCTGAACTTAGTTGTGGAGTGCTGGGAAGAGAGCCAGGTGAAGTCCCAGCAGGCAGGAAGCCCCATGCGGCCCAACTCCAGGGGTGGCCATTCACAGTGTATTTTCTGTGAGTGGCACCCCCTGGAGTTGTGTAGTCACAGCCTCACACTATTGGGAGGGGTCCCTCtgtaggaaagagaaaaaggaagcacTGGAAATCAGAGAGAGGTCAGGCCTAGACATGGAGCTGCTGGAGTCCTCTGCACAGCTGTGGGTTTCTCGTCCTGCCCCTCTCTTGTACTGCCATCCCGGGCTTGTCTCTGCTGAGCTCCTCTCTCTAGCTGtcatcttctcttccttccagTTCCCTGGCTGGTCCCAGGGCACAGAAGGCTCACTGATCATCGCCCTGGGGAACGAAGATGCCCTGGGAGAATACTCCTGCACCCCCTACAACAGTCTTGGTACCGCTGGGCCCTCTCCTGTGACCCGCGTGCTGCTCAAGGTTAGGCCGGGCGTGGGTGGGGGCCTGTGGTGACAGTGGGTCAGATGGCTGGAGATGGTGCTAAGGCCAGgctgatgggggtggggtggggcagacaCATGGGGAGGGGTTTCCAAATTTGTTTCCCATGGTGGCCACGGCAGCAGCTGCCTGATGCCATCCCAGAGGTTTCTGCAGAGGTGGTGCTCGGGAGGTGGGACATCAGTCACACACATCCAAAAGTAAGATATCCTGTTTGCCCCGCCTCTCACTAACCTTGACCATGCTGCCTCCCTCTCTGGAGCTCTGGGAGGAAGAATGTTCTGCAGAGGTTTGTACATCTCTGAGAGTCCTGCCTAAGCCTGCCAGCCCTTACTACACCACCATTTTCCTCCAGCCCCTACCCACTGGGGAACAGAAACAGAGCCAGAGAGGAattgagagatggagagagaatgAGGTGGAGACAGGCTTGGTGAGTGTTTAGCTAGGGGGAGTGAGGGAGAGTGAGGTGAGACATGGCATGACAGGGAGCACAGAGAGGGGGAGTAGCCAGCCTTAGATGTAAGAGAGGGCCCCTCCCAATGCCAGATCTGGCTTGCAGGCTCCCCCAGCTTTTATAGAGCTGCCCAAGGAAGAATATTTCCAAGAAGTAGGGCGGGAGCTGCTCATCCCCTGCTCCGCCCAAGGGGACCCTCCTCCTGTCATCTCTTGGGCCAAGGTAAGGCTCCTGAGCCCGCTCTGCCTGTACCCGCGCCCACTACACCCCTGCCTCTCGTGCCCCAGCCAGTTTGTGGGAGGGAGGGTGTGGGAAGGAGAGGGCTGTCAGAGGCCAGGTGGGGAGGAACTGGAGCTGCCTGGAGAGATGAGGGGCGCCCTTGGTGAGGGGTGGCTGCGTGTGTCCTCAGGGCTCACCAGTGGTTCTGTAGGTGGGCCGGGGGCTGCAAGGCCAGGCCCAGGTGGACAGCAACAGTAGCCTCATCCTGCGACCATTGACCAAGGAGGCCCACGGGCGCTGGGAATGCAGTGCCAGCAATGCTGTGGCCCGAGTGGCCACCTCCACGAATGTCTACGTGCTGGGTTAGTGGCCGGAGAgagggccaggggctgggagaaacTACGTGGGAATCATTTTTGGAGGCCCAGAAAGGGGATCATGGGTGTGGGACCCCTGGGATGATGATGGGTGAAGGTCAGTGGCCCTGGGGCCCCTGCTACTCTCTACACTCCCTCAGGCCCTGACCACCATCCCTCCATTCCCCCCTGCCCAGGCACTAGCCCTCATGTTGTCACCAATGTGTCCGTGGTGCCTTTGCCCAAGGGTGCCAATGTCTCCTGGGAGCCTGGCTTTGATGGTGGCTATCTGCagagattcagtgtctggtacaCCCCACTGTGAGTGACCTGCTCCTGCCATTTCTCTGCACCAATCttgcctcctttcctctccttcttgAACCTATCTGGCCTTCTGCCCTTTCTTCTGTCCCTCTATCCCTCACCAGTCCTGGCTCTGCTTCTGTTTCCAGACTCTGAGACATTCAGGGCCAAGGTCCTGAGACCTTGGATGGTTGAGCAGAGGGGAGGTGGTTAGATCTCTGGACCCCAGATCTTCTGGTCTTCCTAGCTCACGAGGTGCCCCCCATGTCCTCATGTCTCCCAGGGCCAAGCGTCCTGACCGAATGCACCATGACTGGGTGTCCTTGGCAGTGCCTGTGGGGGCTGCTCACCTCCTAGTGCCAGGGCTGCAGCCCCACACCCAGTACCAGTTCAGCGTGCTAGCTCAGAACAAGCTGGGGAGTGGTCCCTTCAGCGAAATCGTCTTGTCTGCTCCTGAAGGTGAGAAGCTTCTCGTCCCAGAACAGCAGAGACAAGGATGGGGAAGGGCTGCTAGGAGAGCTGGGATATGGGAGGCTCTGGGTGGGAAGGGGCAGAGGTGCTGGCCAGCTTGGGGTCCAGAGGGGTGTGTGGAAGATGATTTGAGCTTGTCTTCAGGGGCTCTGGGAGAAGAGTTGGGCACTGGGGGTCGTGGAAGGCCAGGGGAGGGGCGCTGGGAATCCTTGCTCTGATCTGCCTTTCTGTCCCATGCAGGGCTTCCTACCACGCCAGCTGCACCCAGGCTTCCCCCAACAGAGATACCGCCTCCCCTGTCCCCTCCGCGGGGTCTGGTGGCAGTGAGGACACCCCGGGGGGTACTCCTGCATTGGGATCCCCCAGAGCTGGTCCCTAAGAGACTGGATGGCTACGTCTTGGAAGGCCGGCAAGGCTCCCAGGGCTGGGAGGTGCTGGACCCGGCTGTGGCAGGCACAGAAACAGAGCTGCTGGTGCCAGGCCTCATCAAGGTATTTGCGAGAGGCGATACAGAGAAAAGCCTCCTAGGGGCTCTCCTGCGTCCTTCTCCATTCCCCAAACCCTATCTTCTCATCTTGATTTGAGCTCTTCACCTCCGCGTCCTACCTCACCCTTCTGTCCCAAGTGCACAGTCTTTCCGCGCACCGCTGGGTTGGGCGGTGCTGGGCCCTGACCTCCCTCCTGGTACCCCATCCCCATCGCAGGATGTTCTCTACGAGTTCCGCCTCGTGGCTTTCGCGGGCAGCTTCGTCAGCGACCCCAGCAACACGGCCAACGTCTCCACTTCCGGTGAGCACGTGGCGTGAGGGAGGAGCCCCAGGGCTCCTCTGAGTCCACTGACCCTCCCTCGTGGCCCCCTGCCTAGGTCTGGAGGTCTACCCTTCGCGCACGCAGCTGCCgggcctcctgccccagcccgTGCTGGCTGGCGTGGTGGGCGGAGTCTGCTTTCTGGGCGTGGCCGTCCTTGTGAGCATCCTGGCCGCCTGCCTCATGAACCGGCGCAGGGctgcccgccgccgccgccgcaagCGCCTCCGCCAAGGTAAGCCCCTCCACCGTCAGCCCTGCTACTGCGCACTTGGGCCTAGCTTCCTTAAGCCCCTCCTACCTGGGGGAAAATCCCTCGCTCCTGTGTGCTCCAGGTGCATTCTCTTAGTCCTGCATCTGGTCCTGCCTACGCTTTTCCCAGCCGGATGGGGTTGGGTGAGAGAGTCTCCGCCTAGAGGGCCTTGATTTTTGCCTGTGTCATCTACTATTCTCGTGCCTTTCCAGATCCACCTCTTATCTTCTCTCCGACCGGGAAGTCAGCTGCACCGTAAGTGCCTCCACCTCCTTGGCTTTCTTCTGCCTTTCCATTGTACGTGCCAGTatcttctgcttccttttttgCATCTTTAGCGGGGGGATGTTGGGTGTTGGGGAGGAACAAAAGTGGGAGAGGGTAAGGAGGAGTGTGCAGTGGCCCCAGCCTGAGGCCGGTCCAGTATGGCCTGTGCCTTCCTTCCACCCCTCCACCTTGTTGGTCCTTTCCTCGCTTGTTCTCCCTAGCTCTGCTCTGTTGTTCATCAAACCTCTCAAGGCCTGACGCTGGCTCCTGGGAGGGGGATCTGCCCCTGCCACAGACCCTGATCTCCTATCCTTCCCCAGCTCTgctctgggctcaggcagtcctgaCAGCGTGGCGAAGCTGAAGCTCCAGGGATCCCCAGTCCCCAGCCTGCGCCAGAGTCTGCTCTGGGGGGATCCTGCCGGAACTCCCAGCCACCACCCAGATCCTCCATCTAGCCGGGGACCCTTACCCCTGGAGCCCATTTGCCGGGGCCCAGACGGGCGCTTTGTGATGGGGCCCACTGTGGTGGCCCCCCAGGAAAGGTCAGGCCCAGAGCAGGCAGAACCTCGGACTCCAGCCCAGCGTCTGGCCCGGTCCTTTGACTGTAGCAGTAGCAGCCCCAGTGGGGCACCCCAGCCCCTCTGCATTGAAGACATCAGCCCTGTGGCACCCCCTCCAGCAGCCCCACCCAGTCCCTTGCCAGGTCCCGGACCCCTGCTCCAGTACCTAAGCCTGCCCTTCTTCCGAGAGATGAATGTGGATGGGGACTGGCCCCCTCTTGAGGAGCCCAACCCTGCTGCACCCCCAGATTACATGGATACCCGGCGCTGTCCCACCTCATCTTTCCTTCGTTCTCCAGACACCCCTCCTGTGTCCCCCAGGGAATCACTTCCTGGGGCTGTGGTAGGGGCTGGGGCCACTGCAGAGCCCCCTTACACAGCCCTGGCTGACTGGACACTGAGGGAGCGGCTGCTGCCAGGCCTTCTCCCTGCTGCCCCTCGAGGCAGCCTCACCAGCCAGAGCAGCGGGCGAGGCAGCGCTTCGTTCCTGCGGCCCCCCTCCACAGCCCCCTCTGCAGGAGGCAGCTACCTCAGCCCTGCTCCAGGAGACACCAGCAGCTGGGCCAGTGGCCCTGAGAGATGGCCCCGAAGGGAGCATGTGGTGACAGTCAGCAAGAGGTGAGAGCAGTCCCTGCCCATCCCTGCCTCCGCCTCAGTCCTGCCCCAGACCTCTCACCCCTCTCCCAATACCCTGCGCcttctctgctccactcccacccTGGGAACGGGAAACCTTGTCTCCCTTTAGAAGCTTTTGCTGAGGTCCAGGGATTTTTCAGGGGAAACCCATGACCTAATGTGAGTTTGAGGTCGCTGAATTCAGACTTTTCTGAACAGCCTGTATTCCTCCACCCACATCacatgtttgtcttttttttacagGAGGAACACATCTGTGGACGAGAACTATGAGTGGGACTCAGAATTCCCTGGGGACATGGAATTGCTGGAGACTTTGCACCTGGGCTTGGCCAGCTCCCAGCTCAGACCTGAAGCTGAGCCAGAGCTAGGTGTGTGAGCCCCCCGGAAAGGCAGGCATCTCGGCCATACTGTCCCACATCCCCCTGCCACCTTAGGACCCATCTATTCCCAGTcaggccctgcctcccaggctcctcTGCTCTAGACTGTGCCTTGCCCCCTTGGGCCATTTGTACTAGAAGGGCCTATCGAGCTTCACGTCTGAGCTCTTCACTCAGTGAACCTTAGGGCTTCTTCTCATTGTCCTGCCCTCCTCTTGTAGGTGTGAAGACTCCAGAGGAGGGCTGCCTCCTGAACACTGCCCATGTTACTGGCCCTGAGGCCCGCTGTGCTGCCCTTCGGGAGGAATTCCTGGCCTTCCGCCGCCGCCGAGATGCTACTAGGGCTCGGCTACCAGCCTATCGACAGCCAGTCCCCCACCCCGAACAGGCCACTCTGCTGTGAACATCCCTAATGTGAGGCTGGGAAAAGGCATATGGACCTGCAAAGGAGGCCCCCAACCAGACAGACCTAGTTTCAAACTAGGGCACTGCCCCTGCCTGCCCCTTTGGTGCCCAGGCACAGACCCTGATAGTGGGCTTGGGTCACCTTGGTATGGAATGTATGTGCTGACTCCCTAGGTGAGTCTGGGGATTGGAACAGGGATCTTAggtctgcctctctctctctctctctctctgtgtgtgtgtgtgtgtgtgtgtgtctgtgtgtgtgtgtgaagttttTTACAGGTGAATAAACAAAGTTTGAAAGATATTTCTGTGTGTTATCTGTCTCTGAGAGAGTGCCAGGAAAATCCCTGGACCCTTAAAGAAGAGGAGAATCTTCTTGAATAAATGGAGGTACATTCAGCATTCATTCAAGAAacacttattgagtgcttactgagGCCAGCTACTAAAGGCCAGCCATTGAAGTAGATACTGAGAAAATACAAAGCTCTTGAAGACATGCCTTTGCCCTTGAGGAGTTCTTTCTAGTCAGTGAGGCAGACAAGTAAAGAAATAGTTACCGTATGATGTGACAAGTTCTGTGATACAGCTATGTGTTGGTTATTGTAGCACAAAGGAAGATGTTGCATTCAAGGCCACATTTAGTGAACGCTAATATCGTGTGCTGGGACAAATGCCACATATTGGGGGGGAGTCCTCAGGACCCTCACAGAtggtggtaataataataatagtattcactatgtgccaggcactgctctaagccCTATAGGTGGACTGTGTAGTTCTCTACAATTCTATAATTAGGTAGTACTATTAGCTCTGTTCTATAGACCAGGGAACTCAAGCATAGAATGCACAACAGTCACACAGCAGGTAAAGGGTAGAGCAGGTGGGGAGTCAGTCAAGGAAGGGAAACTATCCTAGGCAGAGGAATAGCCTTTGTAAAGGCACAGAGGAATGAGAATGCTTGACAATCAGTGGGACTGGAATATAGGGCTGTGTAGGACTCGGGGAGGGAACAGAGAATAGAAAGGTTGGACAGGACTGGATATTGACATCCTGGAATCTCAGGTTCAAGGGAGGACTCTATCATGTGTGCAGAATAGAGTCCCAGGGGGACTCTGTTCAACTGAAGCCTGAAAGGATGGGGAGCTCTTTCTCCACCCCTGAACTGTGCTGTCCTCCACCCTCAGAGACAAAAGAACCCCGGCCAGCTTCCTCGCGCTGAGGTCTCCCCCTCTGATCCCTCCAGGATTTAGGAAGAGATACCAGGTCGTAGAAAAGGAGATGAAAGGCAGGGAGAAGTCAGGTCTGAACCCTGGGTCCCAACACCGAACACACTCCTAGGGCCCTGGGCAGAGTGACCTCACTGTTAGTCCCTGCCCAGGCTTGAAGTAAGAGGTGAGCAAGATCACGTGGGGGTGCTGTCCCGGCCTGCAAGTCCCAGTCCTGTCACACACTAGTCAGTTGGGGTCGGGGGAAGGCCTTCCTGTGCCTCCGTTTACCTTGCCAGCCTCTAAACTAGGAGGCTTCTTCCCACATAAACACGCCCACAGTCTTTAGCTAACTTTCTAGGTAGAAAGTTTCCTACTGGGGCACAAGTCTACGGGCTCGGGCTCCCGGTGGAGGCTGGGGTACTCACGGGTGGAGACCACTGCAGCTGCCTTTGTAGGTTCAGACTCCCCGAACCTTTAACCCTTGTTCTGGTCTACTGGCCCTCtctctcaagcagtcctccctccttctACGCTGCGGCGCCTTTAAACCTTCTTGGCCCTTGCCCCGCCCCGGGTCCGCCCCGTCTGAGGCGGGACCCTCCTGAAAACCCCCGGCTGGGCAGGGCGGACCACTTGCAGCTGCAGCCCTTGCGTTGAGTGAGTGCGCCGCTCTCCAGCCCGCTTGAACGGTGAGCAGGTCTGGGGGACGGGGGTCGCGGGCATGTGCGTGGTCTGTAGAAAGCAAGAAGCCAGCGCTTTGGACTTGCTCCAGCGAGCTCGGGGATCAAGGGCTGGCACCAGGCAAGGGTCCGGTGACTACCCCGCCCCGTGCGTGCTGTCAGGTCCTGTCCCCAAGCCCTGACCCGACATTGTTGGACGATGAGGTCAGGCGAGGTTAGCCCATGCATAGACAGGGCGTCCGTCCGGAGCAGGGACTCAGGGACTGAGCCCCACCCGCGGGCTCCATCGCTGAGTCCTCACTGGGGCGAGGGGAATAAAGGGCGTCGGACTTTAGCTGGCTGGCCCCGAGTGACCCCGGGTCGTGGCGCCGGCCCTGGGCCAGCTCGTGCTCCTGGGCTTTCCCGCGCCACCCTTCACTTCCTGGTTCCAGGAGCACGTGTGGGCACTGCGTGCCCTCTGAGTCCCCGAGGCCGCCCTTTTCATTCCTGTTCCTGCTAGCTTGCTATTCTGGGGACTTGAGGTCACGGGCTGGGGCTAGGGGGCTCTGCATGGGTCGCACGGTCACCTTCTGTGAAGCTCCAGTCATCTCTATGACGGTCCCCTGACCTCGGGGGTCTGGGTGCTGCAGCCCTGACTGCGCCCCGGGGTGCCCTGTGTGAGGTTGTGGGGGCGGTGGTGGCTGCTTTTACCCTGCCCGAGCGCCGCTGCCCCCACCGGGTGCCCCCTGCTGCTGGGAAAGCCGGTGGTGgccgcgggcgggcgggcgggctgCCCAGACCACTGCGTCACCCCAGCGGCGGGAGGGCGGTGGGTGACTCATCTGCTGTAACGGCCCAGGGTGTGGtcgtgggggtggggggcggcggCTGGGAGGCCGGACCTGCAGGACCGGAGGTGGACTGCCGCCTCCCCCCGCGCCCTGTGCCTCCTGGGGCTACCTGGAGCCAGTGTCCTGGGAGTTCTGTGAGCAGTTGGTATCTGTGGGGCAGAGAGAAACGGGGTGAGAGTGGGGATGGAGTGTGGGATCCGATGTAGAAGACCTGCGGCTGGGA
This portion of the Pongo abelii isolate AG06213 chromosome 1, NHGRI_mPonAbe1-v2.0_pri, whole genome shotgun sequence genome encodes:
- the IGSF9 gene encoding protein turtle homolog A isoform X3 codes for the protein MVWCLGLAVLSLVISQGADGRGKPEVVSVVGRAGESVVLGCDLLPPAGRPPLHVIEWLRFGFLLPIFIQFGLYSPRIDADYVGRVRLQKGASLQIEGLRVEDQGWYECRVFFLDQHIPEDDFANGSWVHLTVNSPPQFQETPPAVLEVQELEPVTLRCVARGSPLPRVTWKLRGKDLGQGQGQVQVQNGTLRIRRVERGSSGVYTCQASSTEGSATHATQLLVLGPPVIVVPPKNSTVNASQDVSLACHAEAYPANLTYSWFQDNINVFHISRLQPRVRILVDGSLRLQATQPDDAGCYTCVPSNGLLHPPSASAYLTVLYPAQVTAMPPETPLPIGMPGAIRCPVRANPPLLFVSWTKDGKALQLDKFPGWSQGTEGSLIIALGNEDALGEYSCTPYNSLGTAGPSPVTRVLLKAPPAFIELPKEEYFQEVGRELLIPCSAQGDPPPVISWAKVGRGLQGQAQVDSNSSLILRPLTKEAHGRWECSASNAVARVATSTNVYVLGTSPHVVTNVSVVPLPKGANVSWEPGFDGGYLQRFSVWYTPLAKRPDRMHHDWVSLAVPVGAAHLLVPGLQPHTQYQFSVLAQNKLGSGPFSEIVLSAPEGLPTTPAAPRLPPTEIPPPLSPPRGLVAVRTPRGVLLHWDPPELVPKRLDGYVLEGRQGSQGWEVLDPAVAGTETELLVPGLIKDVLYEFRLVAFAGSFVSDPSNTANVSTSGLEVYPSRTQLPGLLPQPVLAGVVGGVCFLGVAVLVSILAACLMNRRRAARRRRRKRLRQDPPLIFSPTGKSAAPSALGSGSPDSVAKLKLQGSPVPSLRQSLLWGDPAGTPSHHPDPPSSRGPLPLEPICRGPDGRFVMGPTVVAPQERSGPEQAEPRTPAQRLARSFDCSSSSPSGAPQPLCIEDISPVAPPPAAPPSPLPGPGPLLQYLSLPFFREMNVDGDWPPLEEPNPAAPPDYMDTRRCPTSSFLRSPDTPPVSPRESLPGAVVGAGATAEPPYTALADWTLRERLLPGLLPAAPRGSLTSQSSGRGSASFLRPPSTAPSAGGSYLSPAPGDTSSWASGPERWPRREHVVTVSKRRNTSVDENYEWDSEFPGDMELLETLHLGLASSQLRPEAEPELGVKTPEEGCLLNTAHVTGPEARCAALREEFLAFRRRRDATRARLPAYRQPVPHPEQATLL
- the IGSF9 gene encoding protein turtle homolog A isoform X1, yielding MVWCLGLAVLSLVISQGADGRGKPEVVSVVGRAGESVVLGCDLLPPAGRPPLHVIEWLRFGFLLPIFIQFGLYSPRIDADYVGRVRLQKGASLQIEGLRVEDQGWYECRVFFLDQHIPEDDFANGSWVHLTVNSPPQFQETPPAVLEVQELEPVTLRCVARGSPLPRVTWKLRGKDLGQGQGQVQVQNGTLRIRRVERGSSGVYTCQASSTEGSATHATQLLVLGPPVIVVPPKNSTVNASQDVSLACHAEAYPANLTYSWFQDNINVFHISRLQPRVRILVDGSLRLQATQPDDAGCYTCVPSNGLLHPPSASAYLTVLYPAQVTAMPPETPLPIGMPGAIRCPVRANPPLLFVSWTKDGKALQLDKFPGWSQGTEGSLIIALGNEDALGEYSCTPYNSLGTAGPSPVTRVLLKLWEEECSAEVCTSLRVLPKPASPYYTTIFLQPLPTGEQKQSQRGIERWRENEVETGLAPPAFIELPKEEYFQEVGRELLIPCSAQGDPPPVISWAKVGRGLQGQAQVDSNSSLILRPLTKEAHGRWECSASNAVARVATSTNVYVLGTSPHVVTNVSVVPLPKGANVSWEPGFDGGYLQRFSVWYTPLAKRPDRMHHDWVSLAVPVGAAHLLVPGLQPHTQYQFSVLAQNKLGSGPFSEIVLSAPEGLPTTPAAPRLPPTEIPPPLSPPRGLVAVRTPRGVLLHWDPPELVPKRLDGYVLEGRQGSQGWEVLDPAVAGTETELLVPGLIKDVLYEFRLVAFAGSFVSDPSNTANVSTSGLEVYPSRTQLPGLLPQPVLAGVVGGVCFLGVAVLVSILAACLMNRRRAARRRRRKRLRQDPPLIFSPTGKSAAPSALGSGSPDSVAKLKLQGSPVPSLRQSLLWGDPAGTPSHHPDPPSSRGPLPLEPICRGPDGRFVMGPTVVAPQERSGPEQAEPRTPAQRLARSFDCSSSSPSGAPQPLCIEDISPVAPPPAAPPSPLPGPGPLLQYLSLPFFREMNVDGDWPPLEEPNPAAPPDYMDTRRCPTSSFLRSPDTPPVSPRESLPGAVVGAGATAEPPYTALADWTLRERLLPGLLPAAPRGSLTSQSSGRGSASFLRPPSTAPSAGGSYLSPAPGDTSSWASGPERWPRREHVVTVSKRRNTSVDENYEWDSEFPGDMELLETLHLGLASSQLRPEAEPELGVKTPEEGCLLNTAHVTGPEARCAALREEFLAFRRRRDATRARLPAYRQPVPHPEQATLL